The nucleotide window ACTTCCAGTCATGACCCATTTCTAAAGCTATGTTATGATGATCTACATGATTCAATTAATCATTCTTaaattaaagaaaaataaatgtatgtccCAAACATAACATTTATGCAAAGGTTTGATTCAAATAGTGATCCAAGAGGAGGATCATGAGTTGGTCTGGAATATTCCACCTGGGCTGAGTCAAGCACAGTGATTCTTAATGTTCCTTTATTGATACCTAAACATTTCACTATCttgcatttaattcatttaaaaAGTTGCAAGCTTACCTAACAATTACCTATTGAAAGATGTCTACCTCCTTGACTACAACATTAATACACACAAATACGATTCAAATAGATCCAAGAGGGATCTGTAAAATGCCATGCCCTGGGAAGAATTATTTAACTTTGTATTTGATTACTTACCTACCTTTTCACTTCCTGTGCATCCCCAGATATCGGACCTACAGGAGACCCAGGTACAAGGTGGCCTACAAAATGGTGACAGAAATGGAGTGGAAGTGTTGCCACGGTTACTCGGGCGACGACTGCAGTGAGGGGTCGACAGAGGTCACTGCAGGAAGACCCCAAGTCACTCAGACAGGCTAcaacacaggaagtggtcaaagggggggagaaaggggaggagagggtacgtgttcaccacccccccccccccccccgcatcctCAATGCTTCACCCCATTCTCACCACTCCTCattcacaccctctccctctcccactccacaACCCCCTTACCCCAGCTcactccaacccccccacccctccttactcccacccctcctcatcctcatttccaccacccctcctcactcccacctcacccccacctcccatccCCACCACAATTTTGACATCAAACGTGCTgtgttttctcctgtgtgtttctccagGAAACGACGACAAAATGAGGCAACTTGAGGAGAAGATCCAGAGGCTCACCAAGGACCTCCACGACATGCAGTCCACCATGCATGGCATGAACCGACGGCTGCACGAGGACTCTAGCCGGTAGGgggctctcatccctcctccttctccctctctcctacctctcctccttcttcctatctcctccctctcctccttctacctttcttccttctccctctaccctcagagaagacaaggaaaaactcaagaAAACTTAAGAAAAGGCAGGCCAGTTTTGTCAGGGATGCCTTCCTCCATATTTTGTACATAATATTGGTCTACATATGAACCCAACATTGTTTAACAGTAAATgaacctaaaccaacctaaaccctcaagagtACCGTCCTGTAACCTCTCCTCTGGGCCCCCGTAACAGGTCAGGTGTGAATGGAGGCCGCACCCCCGCAGACGCAGCCCAGCCCCACATGAAGGAGACCATCACCAGCATCCAGACCAGGCTGGACCAGCTGTACAACCGCACCCAGGTCCACGACCAGACCCTCCACAACATCAACAACCACCTGGTCAACGGCAACGAGCTGGATGGTGTCGccagaggtggaggtgtgtgtgcgtggaggtgtgtgtgtgtgtgtgggtgtgagggaaCAGTacattaaaaaaactaaaatgtaaTTGTATTTCATTGTGTCGACCCCCAGGTGGTAGTCAGCTGGACACACTGAAGGAGGAGATCCTAcgggagctggagaggagggtgtccctctcctgctcctcctgccaggCAGGCGTGGAGGACCTGAGGAGGCAACAGGAGGAGGACCGGGACAGGATCCGGGCCCTGGAGAAGCTCCTGAGCTCCATGGACCAGCACTTCCGCCAGAGCCTGGAGATCAGccgcagggagacagagagagtccagGGCTGCTGCAGCTCCCTGGAAGACCTGGGGACGCGGATGGGCACCCTGGAGGTCAAAGTGAGCACCACAGCGGAAGGGTGTGATGTCATCAAAGGGCGACTGGACAAGGAGCtattgggaggaggaggaggaggaggaggaggaggaggaggaggaggagggggagggggagggagaggaaaactgACCGAGGACAGGTTGAACGGGCGTCTGAGGGAGTTGGAAAAGAGGCTGAACAACACGATGAGGAAGACGGAGCAGAAATGTGCCAACACTGGAAACAACATGAAGGAAAACTTCCAGAGAGAAGTCACCCAGATACGCAACACGGTCTTCGGCGGCATGGACGACCACAGCTTCAAAATAGGCAAGATAGAGCTGGACCTGTCTGTCTTAGGAGACACAGTCACAGACCACAGCAGACGTCTCAGCCATCTGGAGAACGTCACTACAGTCATGGACAGGAAGCTAACATCCACCACCGACCTGTGCACAGAGTCCTGTGGGCCGGGTGGAAAGGGCAGTAAGACAGATGACACCATCAAAACCCTGGAGTGGATGGTCGTCGCTAACAAGGAGGACATCAAGACGTTTGACACCAAACTGCATGACCTGTCAGTGAGCGGAGACTCTCTCTTGGACAGAGTGATGGACCTCACCAAAGATGTCCGGAGGATCAAAGATGTGACAGGAGAGGACGGAGAGCGCTTCAACCGGATTCTGACAGAGGTGGAAACGCTGGGCCGCGGGGTGGACGACTGTTCGGTCTGCTCCTCCGTGGAGGGCGACCTTCGCGCGTTCACCAACGCCACCAACAGCGCCCTCgacaggtggggggaggaaCTGACCGACCTGCGAAGGAGGGTGGACTCGGATGAGACGGCCTGCTCTCAGGTGTGCTCCAacctgcaggaggaggtggggaggctgACAGACGAGGTGGAGGAGTGCACGGGGCAGTGCAAGAACGGCTTGACGGATCTGAGGGAACATCTGGAAGGCCACAGCGTTCACAACggcaggctggggggagacCTGAAGTCTCTGCAGGGAGAGCTGTCGGGGGTCATGGTCACGTTGAGCTCCATCAACAACACCTTGAAGGGACTGGGCCGCACCGTGCAGAGACACGGGAACACGCTCTCGGACCTCAGCAACGACAAGGACAACATCATCTCAGAGGTGGTTATGACACCGATAACCACGTGTTGCTAAGATTTGCTTTACACTTGGATTATGATAAGTGCAAGCGCACACATCCCGCACACATCCCAGTTGTGTGACTAATTATCTAAATGTTAACAAATCTATTTCAAGGGATACACACCCAGTCAGCTCATTCTACATTCACTGTCTCCTCAGGTGGAGAAGGTGCAAAGGGACTTGAAGGATCACATCGAGAACAGCAGGGGGTGCTTTGGCAGCCTGGGCAGGGAGATCCAGCTGATCACCAGCAACTACGTGACCGAGGTGGGAGAGTGCAGGCGGGCCGGGGAGGGCCTGGACAAGAGGCTGTCCAAGATGGAGGGCATGTGTGGCCGGCTGGACTCTGTATCTGACAGCCTGCAAAAGATCAAAGAGGGGCTGAGCAGGCATGTGTCAGGCCTCTGGAACTGTGTCAACGGGCTGAACGCCACGGTCTTGACCCACGGAGATGCTATCGAGAACATCCAGAAGGTCCAGCTGGAGAACGTCCAGGAGAACATCCACAGGCTGAACTCCTCTGTGGTCAACATGCTTGAGGAGTTCTACAGCTTCAGGGAACAGGACTTTGAGGGTGAGTTGGGTGCGCGTCTATGACGCAAGTTAAAGTGTGTTTGCGAgtgccgttgtgtgtgtgtgtgtgtgtgtgtgaatgggtaaGAGCAGTCAGTTAAGGGAGTCGGAGTCAAGGTCAGGTCGAATTTGAAAATAGACCAGAGAAAGAATCCAGCATGTCACAATGATGAACGGTAACCCTGGTCACtttcacttactgtaagtctctctgttgtgtgtttgtggtagaTGAGAAGGTCATTTTCTGTATCTGTATTATATCCAATAGAAAAGATAAGAAATGGAACAAAAATATCTTTCTGGCGATGCTGTTTTTCTGGAGTGTTTTCTCCAAAATGTGTCTGTTTCGACCAGGCCCACCTGGTCTTCCAGGCCCCCAGGGTGAGAGGGGCTTCCCGGGGCTCCCGGGACCCAAAGGACCCCAGGGAAGGGACGGCCCTCCGGGCAAGCAGGGCAAGGAAGGCCCAGTGGGACCCCCAggtaaaacaaacacaactcTGATCTCTGAAAAACAGAAACATAAAAACAAGTAACTACTCACGGAATGGTACATCTGCGCCCAAGAATGACGTCAAAAATATACATAAAAGGTTACGCCAAATCTATTTGTTTCGTTATTTTAACATACCTTTCGATGTTTACTTCCAGGTCTCAGAGGGGAAGAAGGTATGTCGTTTATTTGAATTAGACATGAAAAGGGAATAATGCAATGCTGGATCGATTTCGTCTGAAGGCTATGACTGTTGACCGTTCCTTCCGCTGTGGCAGGGTCTGCAGGCTCGGACGCCCACGTTCCACGTCTGTCCTTCTCTGCCGCCCTCACGCGTCCTATGGGCAACGCGGGGACCATCGTTTTCAACAAGGTGTTCGTCAACGAGAAGGATGTCTACAACCCACGGACAGGTATTAGAACCCACTCACTTGAAAGGGGAAGTTGTACCTCGTCCCCAGTGTATGAACTTATCCCCATCTGATGAAATAGCTCGAGTGAGAAAGAACTTTAAAATGGCAAAATTCCATCCAAATCAAAACATTCAGATAATATCTATGCTTGACACATTTTTTCATATAACCATAACATAATTCTGTTCAACATAACCATAACACACTGAATTCAGCTCAACATAACCATAACACAATTCACTTTAAACATGGTGTCTCCATCCCAGGGTACTTCACTGCTCCAGTGAGTGGAAAGTACTTCTTCAGTGCCACGCTGACTGGCCACAAGAACGTGAAGATCGAGGCGGTCCTGTCCAAGTCCAACTACGGCATGGCTCGCGCTGACTCGGCGGGATACCAACCAGAGGGCCTGGAGAAGCCCATGGCAGAGGCAAGGCTCACCCCCGGGGCCCTGGCCGTGTTCAACATCATCCTGCCCATGAACATAGGAGACACGGTCTGCATTGACCTGGTCACCGGCAAGCTGGCCCACTCAGTGGAACCCCTCACTATCTTCAGCGGGATTCTGCTGTATGAGACTGTGTGATCGGACGGGAGGTTGTGTGAGGCTGTCTGACAGCTGTGTGTCAGTGCTGGGGTGTTGTTTGTTTGACCGATATGGAGATGGAAGGAAATTGggatgtgctgtatgtgtgtgttttgtatagaGAGATTGGTTCAGTACTGCAGGGGTTTGAGAGAGACTAAACGTTCCATTTGAGTAGGAACAAAAGAATAAATGTTTCCTTTTTTGAattttatagatttttttttttttttacagctttaaaaaaaggaaaatagtcATCGGAGCTGAGAGCcattttatgtttttgtgttttacGTTCATTTCTTTTGGAAAGAGAAGCCACTGCAGGGTTTTTCATTAACTCAACAATTGTATGCAACACTATACACTTGAATGTTATTATGGTAAGCTGGCCTCGAGGTCCCACTTATACTTAAATCTTAAAAGGAAAATGTTTTTGAAGGATCATGAAggatgaaaacaatatttgtatTATATAATACACCCACGGATTATGACTGGTATAGTTAGAGGTTATTGCACATATTTCTACAGTATTTCAATGTTTTCTCTTTTGTCATTTGTATTTTCCTTACTTTAGAATAAAAACAATGTCAGGTTTAGTGAGCAATACAGCAGTATTTTCTGCAAAGATGAAAGTGAAGTTACAAAGGTTCTGCCTGCCAGTTCAAAGTCGATTTATCGAGTCAATTTTAGGAACATTCCATTGAGggctgcccaaggacacagggGCAAAGacaaggggaggacaggggatttTTTGGAATCACTGATTATACTGGGTCATATAAACTTTGTAGAGGATCAACCAACCTTGTTAGGCAGTTTCTTTCAGATCCACTGACAGGAAAATTCATATTTACAGCCTCAGATAAGGACTAACAGGGCTACacgtcaccctagtgtcaagatTAGCTGCTTCCTGTGTTCTTAGTGGTCTAATAACTCTGCCTTCCTCAGAATTAAAGTATTTTTAAATTTCATCTTTCACCGGCCACCACACAGCACAATCTGGCTGTATTTGCTTTATCTGTCAGTGCAACAACAGGGATTTAAAGAGTTTAGGTTGTACTTTGTTTTGGTCACTATGCCAGAAAAGGTACCTACATTTCCAGGATATCCAGAGTCAGTAACACAACATTTAACttgcttgtgtgttgtgtcaaTGCAATTTTGTAATAATATTTTCTATACATTTACAACATCGATAGAATGTAAATATTTTGTATAATGTTGTCATAATAGTATGTCTCATGACTTAACACAGTGTTTATTTTTATTAGGTATGTTTTCCACGTGTATAATACAGATAGGGCCTACTACGTTTTACACAGCTTCTTCGCTGGTGGTTGTTTTTTGTGGCTGAGAAACATTCTTTATAAATGGATATTGTGTTACACAAGTGACATCTAGCGTTCATATTTATAGCTCGACACAACATTGAACAACCCTGACAAATTTAAATGATTTTGAAAGTGGCGGTATCGTATTCTTTATCGCGTAGAGTCATCAAGTATCCTCCTAGTGTGACCCTCTCAAACACTGTCATTTCCCTGTCACTCAAAGTAACTTCCAAGACCATGTCAACTGATATATGCGACGTCGCTGAAGTGCAAAGGAACTGTAATTCTACCTACTTGAGAATGTCGAGGCACTGAGACGGGCTGATAGCATAAGCTTTGTCAAAACTCGGTCTGGGCTTTAAAAGAACGTTCTTCAGAGCCAGTCCCTGATCTTCAGCGCGCGTTATGTTGCTATGGAGATGAGGTCTCTGCCGGCAGAAACAAAGTAAGAGGTTGCGCTTTGAAACAAAGTAGCCTACCAAGGAAGAAATCCTTTTGAAACTTCAGAATTGTATCGATCGTTTTCATCGCGTATTATGTGTGGCTCCTCCACACCAATAAAAAGGAGAACACAACCTATTTCTTCGTTCCAAGATTTTGAATAAGGTATAGTAATAGAGTGATGGTCTCGATAACAGAATAGTAGGCTACTACTGTAGTAGAGCTACTGTAAAGTTCTAATATTGTTTTGATGTAATGAGACTTGTTTTTTTTCGAACTAAATTTGAGATCAAGTGAAACTaatgtatacagtacagtagtttTTAACCAGTCGCAATTGTTAATCGGCTAATTTGGTTCGTTCCTTAAACACAGAAGCATTATTTCTTTCAATCGAACTCATTAATATCACCAAACATACGCATTTACCGTGTCGTCCTGTACAGGGAAAGAGTACAGTACGGGATGAAGAGTCGAGTTGCAGAGGGTCGTCTGCAGGTGCTTCAGATCTACAAACTGCTACAGCACGTCCATGATGGAGACAAATCCCGGATAGAGACGATGGTGAGCATGGGGGTGGACCAGCTAATCAACCTGACTGAACCCAAGCAGGGCACCGGTGTTCTCCACCTGGCTTCAGAGGCCAACAACACAGACATGGTCAGCTTCCTGCTGTCCCTGGGCGCCCATCCCAACATCCAGGACACGAGGGGTCGCACCCCTGTGATGCTCGCCGCAGAGCTGGGCCACATCGACATGGTGAACCTGCTGGCCGAAAGCAACGCTGACATGAGCCTGGTGGACTCGGAGGggaaaggtgagggggaggactgCACAGGCTCTGGAGCAGGGTTAGTAACAGACACTGATACTCTGTGTGGGATAGAGTCAGATAGCATAgagcagtggtcttcaaccctggtcctcaggg belongs to Osmerus mordax isolate fOsmMor3 chromosome 8, fOsmMor3.pri, whole genome shotgun sequence and includes:
- the emilin1a gene encoding EMILIN-1-A: METSFIYLLLLLTLPGVSWSLGSSNPSRTSPHAGLSQSHASAQNGGRVASRHRNWCAYVVTRTISCVMEDGVETYVKPEYQRCAWGQCSRVTTYRTYRRPRYKVAYKMVTEMEWKCCHGYSGDDCSEGSTEVTAGRPQVTQTGYNTGSGQRGGERGGEGNDDKMRQLEEKIQRLTKDLHDMQSTMHGMNRRLHEDSSRSGVNGGRTPADAAQPHMKETITSIQTRLDQLYNRTQVHDQTLHNINNHLVNGNELDGVARGGGGSQLDTLKEEILRELERRVSLSCSSCQAGVEDLRRQQEEDRDRIRALEKLLSSMDQHFRQSLEISRRETERVQGCCSSLEDLGTRMGTLEVKVSTTAEGCDVIKGRLDKELLGGGGGGGGGGGGGGGGGGGRGKLTEDRLNGRLRELEKRLNNTMRKTEQKCANTGNNMKENFQREVTQIRNTVFGGMDDHSFKIGKIELDLSVLGDTVTDHSRRLSHLENVTTVMDRKLTSTTDLCTESCGPGGKGSKTDDTIKTLEWMVVANKEDIKTFDTKLHDLSVSGDSLLDRVMDLTKDVRRIKDVTGEDGERFNRILTEVETLGRGVDDCSVCSSVEGDLRAFTNATNSALDRWGEELTDLRRRVDSDETACSQVCSNLQEEVGRLTDEVEECTGQCKNGLTDLREHLEGHSVHNGRLGGDLKSLQGELSGVMVTLSSINNTLKGLGRTVQRHGNTLSDLSNDKDNIISEVEKVQRDLKDHIENSRGCFGSLGREIQLITSNYVTEVGECRRAGEGLDKRLSKMEGMCGRLDSVSDSLQKIKEGLSRHVSGLWNCVNGLNATVLTHGDAIENIQKVQLENVQENIHRLNSSVVNMLEEFYSFREQDFEGPPGLPGPQGERGFPGLPGPKGPQGRDGPPGKQGKEGPVGPPGLRGEEGSAGSDAHVPRLSFSAALTRPMGNAGTIVFNKVFVNEKDVYNPRTGYFTAPVSGKYFFSATLTGHKNVKIEAVLSKSNYGMARADSAGYQPEGLEKPMAEARLTPGALAVFNIILPMNIGDTVCIDLVTGKLAHSVEPLTIFSGILLYETV